A window from Listeria seeligeri serovar 1/2b str. SLCC3954 encodes these proteins:
- a CDS encoding LPXTG cell wall anchor domain-containing protein — translation MPDSKDINCSEKRPSIAKNQPDANKLPKTGDSNNNLAGIFLLLLALVILQTSKKKAK, via the coding sequence ATACCAGACAGCAAAGATATTAACTGTAGTGAAAAAAGGCCCAGTATCGCTAAAAACCAACCTGATGCTAATAAACTACCAAAAACTGGAGACTCAAATAACAACTTAGCCGGTATTTTCTTACTCTTATTAGCATTAGTCATTTTACAAACATCTAAGAAAAAAGCAAAATAA
- a CDS encoding winged helix DNA-binding domain-containing protein, producing MNTNILIENRFINQKLAPITWLDSPEDIVAHFGAMQAQNYGQALWAVGSRLITPNELAVKTAINEGRIIRAWLLRGTIHLFAAKDYHWMMDLIAPMIDKICQPYRTKLGLTNEVLLKASEVVQGFVSNGPVTRKNLAEHLAQNHLPSAGIPFAQLLVYLSSRKIICSGPDETYQNTLHIPAATRDYSRSEAIGELAKRYVQSHAPATLKDFCFWSGLSVADAKIGLAQFSKYGDFFATELTKNPVTLETIPLAGFDEWIIGYRDRSIVLDEVWREEIITKNGIFRPAIISAGKVVGKWEKPKKLNELETDYWKRYIQFRSML from the coding sequence ATGAACACAAACATACTTATCGAAAACCGCTTTATAAACCAAAAACTTGCACCAATTACATGGCTTGATTCACCGGAAGATATAGTAGCTCACTTTGGGGCCATGCAAGCGCAAAATTATGGTCAAGCTCTATGGGCAGTTGGAAGTAGGTTAATTACACCAAATGAATTAGCTGTTAAAACGGCTATTAATGAGGGGAGAATTATCCGCGCTTGGCTGCTTAGAGGAACTATCCATCTTTTTGCAGCAAAAGATTATCATTGGATGATGGATTTAATCGCCCCAATGATTGATAAAATTTGCCAGCCTTACCGCACAAAATTAGGTTTAACAAATGAGGTGCTGCTTAAAGCTAGTGAGGTAGTTCAAGGGTTTGTTTCAAATGGACCAGTTACGAGGAAAAATTTGGCAGAACATTTGGCGCAAAATCATTTACCGAGCGCTGGTATCCCTTTTGCCCAACTGCTCGTTTATTTAAGCTCGCGGAAAATTATTTGTTCTGGACCAGACGAAACGTACCAGAATACATTACATATTCCGGCTGCAACGAGAGATTATTCACGCTCGGAAGCAATTGGAGAATTAGCGAAACGTTATGTTCAGAGTCATGCGCCAGCTACTTTAAAAGATTTTTGCTTTTGGTCCGGGCTAAGTGTGGCAGACGCGAAAATCGGACTAGCACAATTTTCGAAATATGGAGATTTTTTCGCAACCGAATTAACAAAAAATCCTGTAACGCTTGAAACTATTCCACTTGCTGGCTTTGATGAGTGGATTATTGGTTATAGAGATCGTTCCATTGTACTGGATGAAGTGTGGCGAGAAGAGATTATTACAAAGAACGGTATTTTTAGACCAGCAATTATTTCAGCCGGAAAAGTAGTTGGGAAATGGGAAAAACCGAAAAAACTCAATGAATTAGAAACCGACTACTGGAAGCGTTATATCCAGTTTCGGAGTATGCTATAG
- a CDS encoding hydroxymethylglutaryl-CoA reductase, degradative encodes MEAFDKFYKKTLEERREILAEYAELTEEEQAFLASTGALSLEKANHMIENTIGIYSLPLGLGMNMRLNDKDYIVPMAVEEPSVIAAQSSGAKIIAQNGGVTGTATERKMIGQIELIDVPDTKLAIEKITVNQDKLLLIANEAHPSLQRRGGGAVDLVARTVTTMQEDELLIVHLLVDTKEAMGANMINTMVESLAPELEQLTAGIANMRILSNLVDDATATVSCRIAPASLATKTHTGEWVRDRIIAAYEFADADVYRAATHNKGIMNGIDAVVMAFGNDWRAVEAASHAYAARTGSYKPMTKWSKDKDGFLLGELTLPMPVAFVGGSIAVHPIATLSKKIARMESAKELAMLVCAVGLTQNLAALKALVTEGIQRGHMSLQAKSLAMTAGAEANEIEAVAAYLQETKQMNVMAAKEYITKLRQN; translated from the coding sequence ATGGAAGCTTTTGATAAATTTTATAAAAAAACATTAGAAGAACGTCGCGAAATTTTGGCGGAATATGCGGAATTAACCGAAGAGGAGCAAGCGTTTTTAGCATCAACTGGAGCTCTTTCACTTGAAAAAGCGAACCATATGATTGAAAATACGATTGGAATTTATTCGTTGCCACTGGGGCTCGGGATGAATATGCGTTTAAATGACAAAGATTATATTGTCCCAATGGCAGTGGAAGAGCCATCCGTTATCGCAGCGCAAAGTTCAGGTGCAAAAATAATTGCTCAAAATGGTGGGGTTACTGGAACCGCAACAGAGCGTAAAATGATTGGTCAAATTGAATTGATAGATGTCCCAGATACCAAGCTTGCAATTGAAAAAATAACAGTCAACCAAGACAAATTACTTTTGATTGCCAATGAAGCTCATCCGTCATTACAACGTCGTGGCGGTGGGGCAGTTGATCTTGTTGCTCGAACTGTGACTACAATGCAAGAAGACGAATTGTTGATTGTGCATTTACTTGTAGATACGAAAGAAGCGATGGGGGCAAACATGATTAATACGATGGTTGAATCGTTGGCTCCCGAATTAGAGCAATTAACAGCCGGAATCGCCAATATGCGAATCTTATCTAATTTAGTGGACGACGCAACAGCAACAGTTTCTTGTCGGATTGCACCAGCAAGTTTAGCGACTAAAACACATACCGGAGAATGGGTTCGCGACCGGATTATTGCAGCTTACGAATTTGCTGATGCGGATGTTTACCGAGCAGCGACACATAACAAAGGGATTATGAACGGAATTGATGCGGTTGTTATGGCATTTGGAAATGATTGGCGTGCGGTAGAAGCAGCTAGTCATGCTTATGCAGCTCGAACAGGTAGTTACAAACCAATGACGAAATGGTCCAAAGACAAGGATGGCTTTCTACTAGGTGAATTAACATTGCCGATGCCAGTTGCTTTTGTGGGTGGCTCGATCGCAGTTCATCCAATTGCAACTCTTTCCAAAAAAATCGCTCGAATGGAATCTGCCAAAGAACTAGCGATGTTAGTTTGCGCAGTTGGCTTAACGCAAAATTTAGCAGCTTTAAAAGCACTTGTAACTGAAGGTATCCAGCGTGGTCACATGTCACTTCAAGCGAAATCCTTAGCTATGACAGCGGGAGCCGAAGCAAATGAAATTGAAGCAGTAGCAGCATATTTACAAGAGACTAAACAGATGAATGTCATGGCAGCCAAAGAGTACATTACGAAACTACGCCAAAACTAA
- a CDS encoding DapH/DapD/GlmU-related protein, with protein sequence MNDSNLLKKIVEKDILPDSALFKEIHLVKQSNERLIAKLNTQYHPKEEVLDYLQKITGKTIDASVDISLPFYSDFGKHITFGKNIFINQNVTFVDLGGIIIEDNVLIGPRAMLITVNHLIAPKARRGVRASPIHVKKNAWIGANATILPGVTIGENSIIAANSTVTKDVPANVIVAGTPAKQISKVEAI encoded by the coding sequence ATGAACGACTCAAATTTGCTGAAAAAAATCGTTGAAAAAGATATTTTACCAGATTCAGCTCTTTTTAAAGAAATTCATTTAGTGAAACAAAGTAATGAAAGACTTATTGCCAAGCTAAATACACAGTATCATCCTAAAGAAGAAGTTTTGGATTATTTACAAAAAATCACTGGGAAAACCATCGATGCTTCTGTAGATATTTCCTTGCCATTTTATAGTGACTTTGGGAAGCATATTACTTTTGGGAAAAATATCTTTATTAATCAAAACGTTACTTTTGTGGATTTAGGGGGCATTATTATTGAGGATAATGTGTTAATTGGCCCAAGAGCAATGTTAATAACCGTTAATCACTTGATAGCGCCTAAAGCTAGACGTGGTGTAAGAGCGTCACCTATTCACGTGAAAAAAAATGCTTGGATTGGCGCTAATGCTACCATCTTACCTGGAGTAACTATCGGAGAAAATTCCATTATCGCTGCGAATTCAACCGTCACAAAAGATGTTCCAGCTAATGTAATTGTAGCTGGAACTCCTGCAAAACAGATTAGCAAAGTAGAAGCAATTTGA
- a CDS encoding LysR family transcriptional regulator — translation MELRVLNYFLTVAREKTISKAAEVLHLSQPTLSKQLKDFEEELGVKLFIRGNRYITLTEEGVYLANRGKEILSLVEITTANIHKSDMISGQIGIGAGETRAFEFIVERLHELKSKHPAINFQLYSGNANDVLDKIDHGLLDFGLVIDPVEKQKYDYLRLPLVDKWGLLVNNSSDLAGKKSIAPNDLRQVPLLISNQSLVDNQLSEWLGGNLDSLNIIGTYNLLYNASLLVKENISSALCIDGIINTTNTNLTFIPLSPSLTASINIVWKKQQSFSSASKAFLQLIQEE, via the coding sequence ATGGAATTACGTGTTTTAAATTATTTTTTAACCGTTGCTAGGGAAAAAACAATTAGTAAGGCGGCCGAGGTTCTTCATCTTTCGCAACCGACTCTTTCTAAACAGTTGAAAGATTTTGAAGAGGAATTGGGTGTGAAGCTATTTATTCGCGGGAATCGCTATATAACTTTGACAGAAGAAGGGGTTTATTTAGCTAATAGAGGGAAAGAAATTTTATCTTTAGTGGAGATAACGACAGCAAATATTCATAAGAGTGATATGATTAGTGGTCAAATCGGAATTGGTGCTGGAGAAACTAGAGCATTTGAGTTTATTGTAGAACGATTGCATGAATTAAAAAGCAAACATCCGGCAATTAACTTTCAATTGTATAGTGGTAATGCAAATGATGTGTTAGACAAGATTGATCACGGGTTGTTAGATTTTGGGCTAGTTATTGACCCAGTAGAAAAACAGAAATATGACTATTTACGTTTACCACTTGTTGATAAATGGGGGCTATTAGTTAATAATTCCAGTGATTTAGCGGGGAAGAAATCTATAGCGCCTAATGATCTTCGTCAAGTTCCGCTACTAATCTCTAATCAGTCCTTAGTCGATAATCAATTATCAGAATGGCTTGGAGGGAATTTGGATAGCCTGAATATCATCGGTACCTATAATTTGCTTTATAATGCCTCGCTGTTAGTAAAAGAAAATATATCGAGCGCACTTTGTATCGACGGAATAATCAACACGACAAATACCAATTTAACCTTTATTCCACTATCTCCATCATTAACAGCTAGCATTAATATAGTTTGGAAAAAACAGCAATCTTTTTCAAGCGCCTCAAAAGCATTTTTACAATTAATTCAAGAGGAATAA
- a CDS encoding Na/Pi cotransporter family protein, which yields MGDIDIQQMIFQFIGGLGIFLFGIKYMGDGLQMAAGDRLRDILDKYTTNPFMGVLAGILVTVLIQSSSGTTVLTVGLVSAGFMTLKQAIGVIMGANIGTTVTAFIIGIKLSEYALPIIAVGAVLLFFFKNHKVKNIGQVFFGFGALFYGLDLMGQGMEPLAGMESFHELTAQMSTNPFLGLLIGTIFTAVVQSSSATIGILQELYGQGAIDLQAALPVLFGDNIGTTITAILAAIGASVAAKRAAATHVIFNLIGALIFMLILPLFTSFITYLQGLFGLNPEMTIAVAHGTFNVTNTFIQFWFIGAFAWLVTKLIPGDDSRIDYKTKHLDTNLIDQSPGIALEMAREETLRMADYAKFGLQEAREYLVNRESKHAESTVQVEEAVNNLDRKITEYLTKISSVALTDNETEEHALMLDTVRDIERVGDHMENIVENIDQLIKNKAKMSEAASDQLIGMFELTTANFERAVKAMHKKDRALAEETIVVEKDIDKAERKLRKDHIKRLNAGECQVVSGILYIDIVSDLERIGDHANNIAEAVLELNE from the coding sequence ATGGGAGACATAGATATTCAGCAAATGATTTTTCAATTTATCGGAGGGCTTGGAATTTTTCTTTTCGGGATTAAATATATGGGGGACGGCTTGCAAATGGCAGCTGGAGACAGACTCCGTGATATTTTAGATAAGTACACAACGAATCCTTTTATGGGTGTACTAGCCGGAATCTTAGTTACTGTATTAATTCAAAGTAGCTCTGGTACAACTGTTTTGACGGTTGGCCTAGTAAGTGCCGGATTTATGACGTTAAAACAAGCAATTGGTGTTATCATGGGGGCGAACATTGGAACAACCGTAACCGCCTTTATTATTGGTATTAAATTATCCGAATATGCTTTACCAATAATTGCTGTTGGAGCAGTACTGTTATTCTTCTTTAAAAATCATAAAGTGAAAAATATCGGCCAAGTTTTCTTTGGATTTGGTGCATTATTCTATGGACTGGATTTGATGGGGCAAGGAATGGAGCCTCTTGCAGGAATGGAGTCTTTCCACGAATTAACTGCTCAAATGAGTACAAACCCTTTCCTTGGACTATTAATTGGAACGATATTTACGGCTGTCGTACAGTCATCTAGTGCCACCATCGGGATTTTACAAGAGCTTTATGGGCAAGGTGCGATAGATCTTCAAGCAGCATTACCTGTATTGTTCGGGGATAATATCGGAACAACAATTACAGCGATTCTTGCTGCGATTGGTGCAAGTGTTGCCGCAAAACGAGCAGCAGCCACACATGTTATTTTCAACTTAATTGGTGCATTAATTTTCATGTTGATACTGCCGCTTTTCACTTCTTTTATCACCTATTTACAAGGCCTATTTGGATTAAACCCAGAAATGACCATTGCGGTGGCGCACGGGACTTTCAACGTGACGAATACATTCATCCAATTCTGGTTTATCGGTGCATTTGCATGGCTTGTAACAAAACTGATACCAGGGGACGACTCACGGATTGATTATAAAACGAAACATTTGGATACTAATTTAATCGACCAGTCTCCAGGAATTGCCTTAGAAATGGCGCGAGAAGAGACGTTGCGAATGGCTGATTATGCGAAATTCGGTTTGCAGGAAGCGCGTGAATACTTGGTGAATCGAGAATCAAAACACGCCGAGTCAACTGTTCAAGTCGAAGAAGCTGTTAATAATTTAGACCGAAAAATCACCGAGTACTTAACGAAAATTTCATCTGTTGCTTTAACTGATAATGAAACGGAAGAACATGCGCTAATGCTTGATACAGTTCGTGATATCGAACGAGTTGGCGATCACATGGAAAATATCGTTGAAAATATCGACCAATTAATCAAAAATAAAGCAAAAATGTCCGAAGCAGCTTCTGACCAACTTATTGGTATGTTCGAACTGACGACGGCAAACTTCGAACGAGCAGTCAAAGCAATGCATAAAAAAGATCGCGCACTTGCAGAAGAAACAATTGTTGTCGAAAAAGATATTGATAAAGCAGAACGGAAATTGCGCAAAGACCACATCAAACGTTTAAATGCAGGTGAATGCCAAGTTGTCAGCGGAATTCTATATATTGACATCGTAAGCGATTTAGAACGAATTGGTGACCATGCGAACAACATTGCCGAAGCTGTACTAGAGTTGAATGAATAA